In Betaproteobacteria bacterium, the sequence AGCTGAAGAACACCATCAATACGATGGTCGACCAGCTCAATTCCTTCGCCGCCGAAGTGACGCGGGTGGCGCGCGAGGTCGGCACCGAGGGCAAGCTCGGCGGCCAGGCGCAGGTCCCAGGCGTCGCGGGCACCTGGAAGGATCTCACCGACAACGTCAACTCGATGGCGGGCAACCTCACCGACCAGGTACGCAATATCGCCGAGGTCGCCACCGCAATCGCAAGCGGCGACCTGTCGCGCAAGATCACCGTGGACGTCAAGGGCGAGATCCTGCAGCTGAAGGAAACGCTCAATGGCATGGTGGAGCAGTTGCGCTCGTTCGCATCCGAAGTCACACGGGTGGCGCGCGAGGTCGGCACCGAAGGCAGTCTCGGCGGCCAGGCGCAGGTGCCCGGCGTCGCCGGCACCTGGAAGGATTTAACCGACTCGGTCAACGCCATGGCCACCAACCTGACCGCGCAGGTGCGCAACATTGCGGAAGTGACGACCGCGGTGGCCCGCGGCGACCTGTCGCGCAAGATCACGGTGGACGTAAAGGGCGAGATCCTGCAGCTGAAGGAAACCATCAACACCATGGTGGACCAGCTGAACGCCTTCGCCTCGGAAGTCACGCGCGTGGCACGCGAGGTCGGCACCGAAGGCAGTCTCGGCGGTCAGGCGCAGGTCCCCGGTGTCGCCGGTACCTGGAAGGATCTGACCGATTCGGTCAACGCCATGGCGACCAACCTGACCGCCCAGGTGCGCAACATCGCGCAGGTCACCACGGCGGTCGCACGCGGCGATCTGTCGCGCAAGATCACCGTGGATGTGAAGGGCGAGATCCTCGAGCTCAAGAACACCATCAACACGATGGTGGACCAGCTCAACTCCTTCGCCGCGGAAGTGACACGGGTGGCGCGCGAGGTCGGCACCGAAGGCAAGCTCGGCGGCCAGGCGCAGGTGCCGGGTGTGGCCGGCACCTGGAAGGACCTCACCGACAACGTCAACTCGATGGCGGGCAACCTCACCGACCAGGTGCGCAACATCGCCGAGGTCGCCACCGCCATCGCCGGCGGCGACCTGTCGCGCAAGATCACGGTGGACGTGCAGGGCGAGATCCTGGAGCTGAAGAATACCCTCAACACCATGGTCGACCAGCTGAACTCGTTCGCCGCCGAGGTCACGCGCGTAGCGCGCGAAGTCGGCACCGAGGGCAAGCTCGGCGGCCAGGCGCAGGTGCCCGGTGCGGCCGGCACCTGGAAGGATCTCACCGACAACGTCAACTGGATGGCGGGCAACCTCACCGACCAGGTGCGCAACATCGCCGAGGTCGCCACCGCGGTTGCGCGCGGCGATCTGTCGCGCAAGATCACGGTGGACGTGCGCGGCGAGATCCTGGAGCTGAAGGACACGCTCAACACGATGGTCGATCAGTTGAACGCCTTCGCCTCCGAGGTCACGCGCGTGGCGCGCGAGGTCGGCACCGAAGGCAAGCTCGGCGGCCAGGCCCAGGTCCCGGGCGTGGCCGGCACCTGGAAGGACTTGACCGACAACGTCAATTCGATGGCGGGCAACCTCACCTCGCAGGTTCGCAACATCGCGGAAGTCGCGACCGCCATCGCCGGCGGCGACCTGTCGCGCAAGATCACCGTGGACGTGCGCGGCGAGATCCTGCTGCTGAAGGAAACCGTCAACACGATGGTGGACCAGCTCAACAGCTTCGCCGGCGAGGTTTCTCGGGTGGCGCGCGAAGTGGGCACCGAGGGCAAGCTCGGCGGCCAGGCCCAGGTGCCGGGCGTGGCGGGCACCTGGAAATATCTGACCGACAACGTCAACTGGATGGCCGGCAACCTCACCGCCCAGGTGCGCAACATCGCCGAGGTGACCACCGCGGTCGCGCGCGGCGATCTGTCGCGCAAGATCACGGTGGACGTGAAGGGCGAGATCCTGCAGTTGAAGGAAACCATCAACACGATGGTGGACCAGTTGAACGCCTTCGCCTCCGAAGTGACGCGGGTGGCGCGTGATGTCGGCACCGAAGGCAAGCTCGGCGGCCAGGCGCAGGTGCCGGGGGTGGCCGGAACCTGGAAGGATCTCACCGACAACGTCAACGTCATGGCGGCGAACCTCACCAACCAGGTGCGCGGCATCGTCAAGGTGGTGACGGCCGTGGCGAACGGCGAGCTGCGCCGCAAGCTCACGGTGGAGGCCAAGGGCGAGGTCGCGGCGCTCGCCGACACCATCAACAGCATGACCGATACGCTCGCGACCTTCGCCGAGCAGGTGACTACGGTGGCGCGCGAAGTCGGCGTGGACGGCCGGCTCGGCGGTCAGGCGAACGTCCCCGGCGCCGCCGGAACCTGGAAAGACCTCACGGCAAACGTGAATCTGCTCGCGGCGAACCTCACCACCCAGGTGCGCGCGATCGCGGAAGTCGCCACCGCGGTGACCAAGGGCGACCTCACCCGCTTCATTCAGGTGGATGCCAGCGGCGAAGTGGCGGAGCTCAAGGACTACATCAATGCCATGATCGGTAACCTGCGCGAGACCACCGACCGCAACACCGAGCAGGACTGGCTCAAGACCAACCTGGCCAAGTTCAGCCGCATGATGCAGGGGCAGCGCGATCTGTTCACCGTCGCGCAGACGCTGCTCTCGGAGCTGGTGCCGCTGGTCGATGCGCATCAGGGCGTGATGTACATCATGTACACCGAGAGCGGCGCGCCGGTCGCGCGCCAGCTCGCCGGCTATGCCGACATGTACGATGCGCCCGAGCCGCGCCGCTATCGGCTCGGCGAGGGGCTGGTCGGTCAATGCCTGATCGACAAGCAGCGGCTCATGCTGAGCGACGTTCCAGCGGAGTCGGTGCGGATCACGAGCGGCTTGCTCGTGGCGCAGCCACGCAACGTGCTCGTCCTGCCGGTGCTGTTCGAGGGCGAGGTGAAGGCCGTGATCGAGCTGGCCTCGCTGAACGCGTTCACCGCCTCCCATCTCGCCTTCCTGGAGCAGCTCACCGGCTCGATCGGCATCGTGCTCAACACGATTGAGTCGACGATGCGCACCGAAGGTCTGCTGCAGCAGTCGCAGCAGCTGGCCGCAGAACTGCAGGCGCAGCAGCGCGAGCTGCAGCAGACCAACGACGAGCTGGCGCAGAAGGCGCGGCTGCTGGCCGCGCAGAATGCCGAGGTCGAGCGCAAGAACCAGGAGATCGAGCAGGCGCGCCGCGCGGTGGAGGAAAAGGCCGCCGAGCTCGCCCTCACCTCGCGCTACAAGTCGGAGTTCCTCGCCAACATGTCGCACGAGCTGCGCACGCCGCTCAACAGCATCCTGATCCTCGGCCAGCAGCTGGCCGAGAACGGGGAGAAGAACCTGTCGCCGCGCCAGGTGGAGTTCGCGCAAACGATCCACGGCGCGGGCACCGACCTGCTCAACCTGATCAGCGACATCCTCGATCTGTCCAAGATCGAGTCCGGCACGGTCACGGTCGAGTGCGAGGAGATCACGTTCCCGCACCTGCGCGATCTCGTGCAGCGCAACTTCGGTCATATCGCCGATGCACGCCGGCTCGCATTCAATATCGACTTCGACGCCACACTCGGCGCCGCCATCACCACCGACCCGAAGCGCCTGCTGCAGGTGCTGAAGAATCTGCTGACGAATGCCTTCAAGTTCACCGAGCAGGGCGGCGTCCGCCTGGAGATCGCACCGGCCAAGGGCGGCTGGACGCCCACGCACCCGATCCTGAGCGCCGTCGATGAGGCGGTGCGCGTCACCGTGGCCGACACCGGCATCGGGATTCCGCCGGAGAAGCAGAGGATCATCTTCGAAGCCTTCCAGCAGGCCGACGCGGGAACTTCGCGCAAGTACGGCGGCACCGGGCTGGGACTAGCCATCAGCCGTGAGCTCGCAAGCCTGCTGGGCGGGGAGATCAAGCTGCAAAGCACGCCGGGCATGGGCAGCGCTTTCACGCTCTTCCTGCCGCTGCGCTACGCCGGTTCGGCCAGCGCCGGTTTCAGCGCGCGCAGCGAGGACGAGCGCCTGGCTTTCTCGCAGCCGATCGTGCTGCCGCATCTGCCCGCGGCCGAGATCGTGCCCGACGATCGCGACCAGATCGAGCCGGGCGATCTCACGCTGCTGATCGTCGAGGACGACCCGCATTACGCGCAGGTGCTGCTGTCGCTCGCGCGTGACCAGGGCTTCAAGGGCCTGGTCGCCATGCGCGGCGCCGAAGCGCTGTCGCTCGCGCGCAAGTACAAGCCGACCGCGCTTTCGCTCGACATCGTGCTGCCCGACATGCTCGGCTGGACCGTACTGAGCCAGCTGAAGCAGGATCCCGCGACGCGCCACATCCCGGTGCAGATCGTGACCGTCGAGGAGGAGCGCCAGCACGGCCTGGAGCGCGGCGCTTTTGCCTATCTCAACAAGCCGCTCACAACCGAGGGGCTCGAGGTCGCGTTCGACCGGATGAAGAAATTCGTCGCCACGCGCACCCGGCGCCTGCTCGTAATCGAGGACGACCCGGCCGAGCGGCGGAGCATCAGCGAGCTCATCCGTCATGACGATGTCGAGATCGTCGCAGTCGCGACCGGGGCCGACGCGCTCGCCACGCTGCGCTCGAGCCATTTCGACTGCGCGGTGTTGGATCTGCGCTTGCCCGATATCTCCGGCTTCGAGCTGCTGGGTCAGATTCAGAAAGATCCGCTGTTGTGCGACGTGCCGATCGTCGTCTTCACCGGCCGCAGCCTCAGCACGGACGAAGAGCGCACGCTGCGCAAGATGGCGAAGAGCATCGTCTTGAAGGGCGTGCAGTCGCCGGAGCGGCTGCTGGACGAAACGGCGCTCTTCCTGCATCGCGTGATCCCGGATCTGCCGGAGTCGAAGCGGCGCATGATCGAGACGCTCACACAGAGCGACGAAGCGCTCATCGGCAAGAAGGTTCTCGTGGTCGACGACGATGTGCGCAACATCTTCGCGCTCACGAGCCTGCTCGAGCGCCATCGCATGCAGACCGTCACGGCCGCCTCGGGCGCCGACGCGATCGAGATCATGCAGCGCACGCCGGACATCTCGCTCGCACTTATGGATATCATGATGCCCGAGATGGACGGCTACGAAACCATGCGGCGCATCCGCAAGAACCGGCAGTTCAGCCTGCTGCCGATCATTGCGCTCACGGCCAAGGCGATGAAGGGCGACCGCGAGAAATGCCTCGAAGCGGGGGCCTCCGATTACATTGCCAAGCCGGTGAACTCCGAGCAGCTGCTGTCGCTGCTGCGTAACTGGCTGCATCGGTAGCGAGCTTACGACAATGTCCTCGCTCGCTCGCCCTCACCCCCCCGCCCCTTATATGTTCGCCCCCATGGGTATGTTTGTCTTCCCTCTCCCGAGGGGAGAGGGGAGCGCAGTGCGTTCAGTGGCTAACCAGCCACTTTCCGACCGTTTCATCCGGAGCGTCCCATGAACATGGCCGCGCCGAACAAGGTCAACCTGCTGCTGGTCGACGACCAGCCGGCGCGGCTCTTGAGCTACGACGCCATCCTGGCCGGGCTCGGCCACAACCTCGTGCATGCCCGCTCGGGCGAGGAGGCGCTGCAGCGCCTGATGGAGCTCGACTTCGCCGCCATTCTGCTCGACATCAACATGCCGGGCATGGACGGGTTCGAGACCGCGGCGCTGATCCACCAGCATCCGCGCTTCGAGAAAACGCCCATCATTTTCGTCACCGCGGTACACGTGACCGATCTCGACCGCTTGAAGGGCTACACGCTCGGCGCAGTCGATTACGTCTACGTGCCGGTGATCCCCGAGATCCTGCGCGGCAAGGTGCAGGTGCTGGTCGAGCTGTATCGGCATCGGCGCGAGCTCGAGCTGGTAAACCAGAAGCTCGCGCGCTCCAACACCGAGCTGGCGCAGGCCAACATCGCCCTGCAGGCGGAGAAGACGCGCGAGCTGGAAGCGCTCAATGCCTCGCTCGCCGCGGCCAACCAGGAGCTCGAGCGCACCAACCGCAGCCTGCAAACAGAGATTGCGCAGCGTATCCGCGCACAGGCCGCGCTGGAGGATGCGGACCGGCGCAAGGACGACTTCCTCGCCATGCTCTCGCACGAACTGCGCAACCCGCTCGCCGCCATCCAGGGGGCAATCGAGCTGATGCAGCGCAAGCAGATCGAGGATCCTCAGCTCGCATGGGCGCGCGCGGTGCTCGCACGCCAGAACCAGCATCTGAGCCGCCTGATCGAGGATCTGCTCGATGTCTCGCGCATCACGCGCGGCGTTCTCGCGCTGAAAAAGCTACCGGTCGATCTGCGCGAGATGCTGGAGCACGCGCTGGAAGCGATACGACCGATGATCGCCGCGCAGCAGCATGCGCTGGCGGTGAAAATCCCGGGCGCTCCGGTGCCGGTGCTGGGCGATCCCGTGCGGCTCACGCAGGTGGTGAGCAATCTGCTCAGCAACGCCGCCAAGTACACCGAGCCTGAAGGACGTATTTCGCTCACGCTCGCAATCACCGGCGCAGACGACAATGCGCAAGCCGTGATCGAGGTCGAGGACAACGGCCGCGGCATCGATGCGGCTGCCCTGCCGCGGCTGTTCGAGCCCTCCACGCACGCCGAACGTTTGAGCCGTGGTGCACACGGGGGCTTGGGCATCGGCCTGGTGGTCGTACGCGGCCTGGCGGAGATGCACGGCGGCCGGGTCGAGGCCTTCAGCGAAGGCAGCGGCCGCGGCAGCCGCTTCACGGTTCGTCTGCCCGTGCTGCAGGCAGCCGCCGCTGCCGGCGCAGCGCCCGAGCCCGCGCCCGCGCCAGTGCCAGCCGCGTGCGCCAACGGCGCCCTCAGGATCCTGGTCGTGGACGACAACGAAGACTCGGCCGAGAGCATGTCGATGCTGCTGCAATGCGACGGGCACGACACCGACACCGCCTATTCCGGCGAGACGGCCTTGCGCCTGGCGTGCAGCCTCAGGCCCGACGTGGTCCTGCTCGATATCGGCATGCCCGGCATGCTCGGCTACGAGGTCGCCCGGCGGCTGCGCAGCCTCG encodes:
- a CDS encoding response regulator, producing the protein MNVSATEATVKAGKSAAPESSPELHELVRALQAVREGDFSARLPADWTGLFGKAADLFNDIVACNARLSAELIRVEDAVGKQGQTRQRMRAYSRSGAWGAMEESVNTLIEDLLWPTTEVTRSIDAVAKGDLSQTVRLEVDGRPLQGEFLRSATLVNTMIEQMSVFTSEVTRVAREVGTDGKLGGQAQVKGVSGAWKDLTDNVNSMAGNLTAQVRNIAEVTIAVASGDLSRKITVDVRGEILQLKEAINTMVDQLRSFGSEVTRVAREVGTEGKLGGQAIVPGVAGTWKDLTDSVNAMATNLTAQVRNIAEVTTAVARGDLSRKITVDVKGEILELKNTINTMVDQLNSFAAEVTRVAREVGTEGKLGGQAQVPGVAGTWKDLTDNVNSMAGNLTDQVRNIAEVATAIASGDLSRKITVDVKGEILQLKETLNGMVEQLRSFASEVTRVAREVGTEGSLGGQAQVPGVAGTWKDLTDSVNAMATNLTAQVRNIAEVTTAVARGDLSRKITVDVKGEILQLKETINTMVDQLNAFASEVTRVAREVGTEGSLGGQAQVPGVAGTWKDLTDSVNAMATNLTAQVRNIAQVTTAVARGDLSRKITVDVKGEILELKNTINTMVDQLNSFAAEVTRVAREVGTEGKLGGQAQVPGVAGTWKDLTDNVNSMAGNLTDQVRNIAEVATAIAGGDLSRKITVDVQGEILELKNTLNTMVDQLNSFAAEVTRVAREVGTEGKLGGQAQVPGAAGTWKDLTDNVNWMAGNLTDQVRNIAEVATAVARGDLSRKITVDVRGEILELKDTLNTMVDQLNAFASEVTRVAREVGTEGKLGGQAQVPGVAGTWKDLTDNVNSMAGNLTSQVRNIAEVATAIAGGDLSRKITVDVRGEILLLKETVNTMVDQLNSFAGEVSRVAREVGTEGKLGGQAQVPGVAGTWKYLTDNVNWMAGNLTAQVRNIAEVTTAVARGDLSRKITVDVKGEILQLKETINTMVDQLNAFASEVTRVARDVGTEGKLGGQAQVPGVAGTWKDLTDNVNVMAANLTNQVRGIVKVVTAVANGELRRKLTVEAKGEVAALADTINSMTDTLATFAEQVTTVAREVGVDGRLGGQANVPGAAGTWKDLTANVNLLAANLTTQVRAIAEVATAVTKGDLTRFIQVDASGEVAELKDYINAMIGNLRETTDRNTEQDWLKTNLAKFSRMMQGQRDLFTVAQTLLSELVPLVDAHQGVMYIMYTESGAPVARQLAGYADMYDAPEPRRYRLGEGLVGQCLIDKQRLMLSDVPAESVRITSGLLVAQPRNVLVLPVLFEGEVKAVIELASLNAFTASHLAFLEQLTGSIGIVLNTIESTMRTEGLLQQSQQLAAELQAQQRELQQTNDELAQKARLLAAQNAEVERKNQEIEQARRAVEEKAAELALTSRYKSEFLANMSHELRTPLNSILILGQQLAENGEKNLSPRQVEFAQTIHGAGTDLLNLISDILDLSKIESGTVTVECEEITFPHLRDLVQRNFGHIADARRLAFNIDFDATLGAAITTDPKRLLQVLKNLLTNAFKFTEQGGVRLEIAPAKGGWTPTHPILSAVDEAVRVTVADTGIGIPPEKQRIIFEAFQQADAGTSRKYGGTGLGLAISRELASLLGGEIKLQSTPGMGSAFTLFLPLRYAGSASAGFSARSEDERLAFSQPIVLPHLPAAEIVPDDRDQIEPGDLTLLIVEDDPHYAQVLLSLARDQGFKGLVAMRGAEALSLARKYKPTALSLDIVLPDMLGWTVLSQLKQDPATRHIPVQIVTVEEERQHGLERGAFAYLNKPLTTEGLEVAFDRMKKFVATRTRRLLVIEDDPAERRSISELIRHDDVEIVAVATGADALATLRSSHFDCAVLDLRLPDISGFELLGQIQKDPLLCDVPIVVFTGRSLSTDEERTLRKMAKSIVLKGVQSPERLLDETALFLHRVIPDLPESKRRMIETLTQSDEALIGKKVLVVDDDVRNIFALTSLLERHRMQTVTAASGADAIEIMQRTPDISLALMDIMMPEMDGYETMRRIRKNRQFSLLPIIALTAKAMKGDREKCLEAGASDYIAKPVNSEQLLSLLRNWLHR
- a CDS encoding response regulator, whose protein sequence is MNMAAPNKVNLLLVDDQPARLLSYDAILAGLGHNLVHARSGEEALQRLMELDFAAILLDINMPGMDGFETAALIHQHPRFEKTPIIFVTAVHVTDLDRLKGYTLGAVDYVYVPVIPEILRGKVQVLVELYRHRRELELVNQKLARSNTELAQANIALQAEKTRELEALNASLAAANQELERTNRSLQTEIAQRIRAQAALEDADRRKDDFLAMLSHELRNPLAAIQGAIELMQRKQIEDPQLAWARAVLARQNQHLSRLIEDLLDVSRITRGVLALKKLPVDLREMLEHALEAIRPMIAAQQHALAVKIPGAPVPVLGDPVRLTQVVSNLLSNAAKYTEPEGRISLTLAITGADDNAQAVIEVEDNGRGIDAAALPRLFEPSTHAERLSRGAHGGLGIGLVVVRGLAEMHGGRVEAFSEGSGRGSRFTVRLPVLQAAAAAGAAPEPAPAPVPAACANGALRILVVDDNEDSAESMSMLLQCDGHDTDTAYSGETALRLACSLRPDVVLLDIGMPGMLGYEVARRLRSLEEAAHAMLIAVTGYGRESDVAKARDAGFDHHLVKPVDFDKLRSLLATRQGSLQSG